A window of Candidatus Paceibacterota bacterium genomic DNA:
AAGTGTGCGAACTCACCATAACGAGGGAATTTTGCAGTATCGAAGTAGACTCCATCACTCGTCTTGTAGGTATATCCTTTTGATTCCAAATCAAGGATAAGCGCAATCTGCTCAGCAATGTGTTGTGTCGCTCTAGGGAAGTGGTGAGCGTGTTTTATATTAAGCGCATCAAGATCTGCCATGAATGCATTGGTATAACGCGCGATAATGTCTTCGATCGCAATACCTTCCCGTTTTGCACCAAGCTCCATTTTATCTTCACCCTCATCGCCATCAGAGACAAGGTGTCCGACATCAGTAATATTAATGATTTGAAGCGTCTCTAGCCCATTCCATTCCAGCATGCGACGAAGCGTGTCTGCAAAAACATACGCACGCATGTTTCCAATATGTGCATAGTTATAGACCGTCGGCCCACAATGATAGAGCGTCACTTTCGGTGGATGTATAGGCTTAAGCTGTTCAGTTGTTCGTGATTTCGTATTGTAGAGCTGGATTTGCTGCATAGAATTAGTCGTTATGCTTTCGATAGTAGCGGAGTGCGATTCCGGTCATGAGTCCGACAGTGAGGATAATAGAGAGCACAAGCCAAAAACCAAAGCGATGATCGACGAGCGGCATGAACTCTGGCCTCATACTGAAAACTCCTGCGGTGAGTGTTGCAAGAAAGACAGGGAGAGAAAGCGTGGTCAGCGAGCGCATTGCTGTGCTTGTTTTGCCGGCAAGGAGTGAGTCATTTGTGCCACGGAGTGCAACAACCATTTCCTTACGGTCTTCGAGCTTCTCCTCGACTTTGAGATATTCTGTAGTGAGCTCGTGCGCCCAATGTCGATAATCTTCTCCAAAGAAGGCGACTGACTCATTCGCGAAGGAGTTGAGCATGCTGCGGTGGTTACGAAGGGCACGATGATAGAGGAGTACATCACGTTGAATCAGAGATAGTTCCTTGACCATGTGATATTCGTGCCCAGCAAAGATTTTCTCCTCCGCATGCCCAATACGCTCACCAATCAAGGAAAGTGCGATAGAAGTTGATTCATAGAGTTTTCGGAGCATGAAAAAGAGGATGAAACCCGCGTGTTCATTTGGTGGATTTTTCTCAAGGATTGCATTCACTTCGAACGCCTTTGCGAAGTAGTGCAATGGATCGAGTGCGTCATAGCGTGTCGTGATAAGGAAATTCTTACCAACAATGAAGTCGACTTCGTGAATTGCATGCGCACGCTCATGGTGAGGGACTGGGAAGTGGAGAATGAGGTAGATACAGTTTTCATAGCTATCCACTTTTTGCCTCAGTGAGGCAGTAAGGAGGTCGTCACGCAAGATAGGGTGTAGTGAAAACTCTTCGCCGAGTATATGTATCTCTTCACGTGAAGGTTTGTCGACATCTATCCAGGTGATTTCACCATATGTATATCGTGTGATCATACAAGCATCATTATAACATACGATAATGAAAATACGCTT
This region includes:
- a CDS encoding CorA family divalent cation transporter, which produces MITRYTYGEITWIDVDKPSREEIHILGEEFSLHPILRDDLLTASLRQKVDSYENCIYLILHFPVPHHERAHAIHEVDFIVGKNFLITTRYDALDPLHYFAKAFEVNAILEKNPPNEHAGFILFFMLRKLYESTSIALSLIGERIGHAEEKIFAGHEYHMVKELSLIQRDVLLYHRALRNHRSMLNSFANESVAFFGEDYRHWAHELTTEYLKVEEKLEDRKEMVVALRGTNDSLLAGKTSTAMRSLTTLSLPVFLATLTAGVFSMRPEFMPLVDHRFGFWLVLSIILTVGLMTGIALRYYRKHND